One Brassica napus cultivar Da-Ae chromosome A5, Da-Ae, whole genome shotgun sequence DNA window includes the following coding sequences:
- the BNAA05G10770D gene encoding protein DESIGUAL 3, whose product MTKIGGILVCLVIVGLDVAAAILGIQAEVAQNQVKHMRLWLFECREPSQDAYRLGLGAAAVLVMAHVLINLVGGCLCICSQDEFQRSSSTKQISMACLVLTWIVFAVGFGALVIGTMSNNKSRSSCGFTHHHFLSIGGILCFLHALFCVAYYVSATAAKDAAAK is encoded by the exons ATGACAAAGATAGGAGGTATTCTTGTTTGTTTAGTCATCGTGGGATTAGATGTGGCTGCTGCAATCCTCGGAATCCAAGCAGAAGTCGCTCAGAATCAg GTGAAGCACATGAGGCTTTGGCTATTTGAGTGCAGAGAGCCAAGCCAGGACGCGTACAGGTTAGGTCTAGGTGCAGCCGCGGTATTGGTAATGGCTCATGTACTCATCAATTTGGTCGGAGGCTGTCTCTGTATTTGCTCTCAAGACGAGTTTCAAAGATCTTCTTCCACAAAGCAAATCTCAATGGCTTGTCTCGTTCTCACTTG GATCGTATTCGCCGTTGGATTTGGGGCTTTAGTGATTGGGACGATGTCCAACAACAAGTCAAGATCCTCTTGTGGATTCACACATCACCATTTTCTCTCCATTGGAGGGATCTTGTGTTTTCTACATGCCCTCTTTTGTGTCGCTTATTACGTTTCTGCCACAGCGGCTAAAGACGCAGCTGCTAAGTGA
- the LOC106451309 gene encoding beta-amylase 6: MLQLGVITNDNVLENAEKLTKQLKKLKQSQVDGVMVDVWWGIVESNGPKQYQWSAYRNLFEIVQSCGLKLQAIMSFHRCGGNIGDDVNIPLPKWVLEIGETNPDIFYTNKSGNRNEECLSLSVDNLSLFSGRTAVEMYRDYMKSFRENMEDFISSGVIIDIEVGLGPAGELRYPSYSETQGWIFPGIGEFQCYDKYLRSDYEEEVTRVGHPEWNLPENAGKYNDVPEATGFFEDSSGTYLVEEGRFFLSWYARKLILHGDQILDEANKVFLGCKLKLAAKVSGIHWWYKTESHAAELTAGYYNLKNRDGYAAIAKMMRRHHAILNFTCLEMRNTEQPAKAKSGPQELVQQVLSCGWREGIEVAGENALPRFDRDGYNQVILNARPNGINRDGKPRMFGFTYLRLSDRLLSEPNFTTFKTFVKRMHANQEYCSEPERYNHELLPLERSINDESFEKLMEETEPVDPLPWLEETNMSIRPFESVLSLLKSTFLRNKS; encoded by the exons ATGCTTCAGCTCGGAGTCATAACCAACGACAACGTTCTTGAAAACGCAGAGAAGCTCACGAAACAGCTCAAGAAACTGAAACAGAGTCAAGTCGATGGTGTAATGGTCGATGTATGGTGGGGAATCGTGGAATCAAACGGTCCGAAGCAATACCAATGGAGTGCTTACAGAAACTTGTTCGAGATCGTGCAAAGCTGCGGACTCAAACTACAAGCTATAATGTCGTTTCATAGATGCGGAGGCAACATAGGAGACGATGTTAACATCCCTTTACCGAAATGGGTGCTAGAAATAGGGGAGACGAATCCAGATATCTTCTATACGAACAAGAGTGGTAATAGAAACGAAGAGTGCTTGTCTCTCTCTGTAGATAACTTGTCTTTATTCAGTGGAAGAACAGCTGTTGAG ATGTACAGAGACTACATGAAGAGCTTTAGAGAGAACATGGAAGATTTTATTAGCTCTGGAGTTATAATAGACATTGAAGTAGGGCTTGGTCCTGCTGGAGAGCTTAGATATCCTTCTTACAGTGAGACTCAAGGATGGATTTTCCCGGGAATCGGAGAGTTTCAA TGCTATGACAAGTATTTAAGATCAGATTATGAGGAAGAAGTTACAAGAGTGGGCCATCCGGAATGGAACCTTCCAGAAAATGCAGGCAAGTATAACGATGTTCCAGAAGCAACCGGGTTTTTCGAGGACTCTAGTGGGACTTACCTTGTGGAAGAAGGAAGGTTCTTCTTGTCATGGTACGCAAGAAAGTTAATTCTCCATGGTGATCAGATTCTTGATGAAGCTAATAAAGTTTTTCTTGGATGTAAACTCAAGTTAGCAGCAAAA GTCTCTGGGATCCATTGGTGGTACAAAACTGAAAGTCATGCAGCAGAACTTACGGCTGGTTATTACAATCTCAAGAACAGAGATGGTTACGCTGCGATTGCGAAAATGATGCGTAGGCATCACGCTATATTGAATTTCACTTGTCTAGAGATGAGGAACACTGAGCAGCCAGCAAAAGCTAAGAGCGGACCTCAAGAACTTGTTCAGCAA GTGTTGAGCTGTGGATGGAGAGAAGGGATTGAAGTTGCTGGCGAAAACGCGCTTCCGAGATTCGATAGAGATGGATACAACCAGGTTATACTAAATGCAAGGCCTAATGGAATTAACCGAGATGGTAAACCGAGGATGTTCGGGTTCACGTATCTCCGGTTATCTGATAGACTTCTCAGCGAACCGAACTTCACAACGTTTAAGACATTCGTAAAACGAATGCACGCAAACCAA GAGTATTGTTCAGAACCTGAAAGGTACAACCATGAGCTACTTCCATTGGAAAGATCGATAAACGATGAATCATTTGAGAAGTTAATGGAAGAAACAGAACCAGTTGATCCACTTCCATGGCTGGAAGAGACAAACATGAGTATTAGACCCTTTGAGAGTGTACTGTCTCTCTTGAAAAGCACATTCTTGAGGAACAAGTCTTAG
- the LOC106453571 gene encoding uclacyanin 1-like — MACREMQIIILVLATTLIGLAVATDHTIGGPSGWTVGANLGTWAAGQTFAVGDNLVFSYPSAFHDVVEVTKPEFDSCQAVKPLITFANGNSIVPLTTPGKRYFICGMPGHCTQGMKLEVNVLPNANAAPTAPLQNSVPSLNAPSPSSVLPVQPLLPLNPIAPSSSTPVPPSSLPILPAQAPALSPGSAAGTSLPLFPGSPAASSSSTTTKTVGSFPSSTTGTTADLSGAGAPPVDSSSSSTKSFVLGFGFMVTMMLHLF, encoded by the exons atggcaTGCAGAGAAATGCAGATCATAATCTTGGTTCTCGCCACTACCCTCATCGGTTTAGCAGTAGCTACAGACCATACCATTGGTGGTCCTAGTGGTTGGACTGTTGGAGCTAATCTTGGAACGTGGGCTGCAGGACAAACATTTGCTGTTGGAGACAATCTTG ttttCTCTTACCCTTCTGCATTCCACGACGTTGTTGAAGTCACAAAGCCTGAGTTCGACAGCTGCCAAGCGGTTAAACCGCTTATAACGTTCGCTAATGGAAACTCCATTGTTCCCCTCACTACTCCTGGAAAAAG GTACTTCATTTGTGGAATGCCGGGACATTGTACCCAAGGGATGAAACTCGAAGTAAACGTTCTTCCAAACGCAAACGCAGCACCAACCGCACCGCTTCAAAACTCTGTCCCATCTCTAAACGCGCCTTCACCTTCTTCTGTTCTACCAGTACAACCTCTGTTGCCTCTTAATCCCATCgctccttcttcttcaactcCGGTTCCTCCCTCCTCTCTGCCTATTCTGCCGGCACAAGCACCGGCGCTTTCTCCAGGGTCTGCAGCGGGGACTTCTCTGCCGTTGTTCCCAGGCTCACCTGCAGCTAGCTCAAGCAGCACCACCACCAAAACCGTCGGGAGCTTCCCTTCTAGTACTACCGGCACGACGGCTGATCTTTCCGGCGCAGGAGCTCCTCCGGTTGACTCCTCCTCATCTTCCACTAAGAGCTTTGTTTTGGGATTCGGATTCATGGTAACTATGATGCTTCATTTGTTCTAA